GTAACTCTCATAAATTCTTTTGCCTTTACGAGTTTAATTCCAAATTCATTCTCTAACACATTATATAAAGAAATATCATTAGTAATAAAGTCTTTAATATTTTGACAGTACTTTTCTGGAATAAATGATTCCTCTATCGCAATTGGCCGGTCGTTTACTAAGCGAAGGCGTTTTACAGTAAACAACTCTTCTCCTTCTGATAGCTGCAGCTTCTCAGCTAAAAATGGTGTTGCTTTCATATGTCCTATTGATAGCACTTGTGTACTAGGGGTTAACCCTTTTCCTAGCATATCGTTTGTAAAACTATTGAACGTAATAAAATCCATTTGAATTTTATTATTTGAAACAAAGCTACCTGCCCCAACTCGACGCTCAACAAGTCCTTCTCTTTCTAATGCCGACAATGTATGTCTCGCGGTCATTCTACTTATTCCGTATTGAGCAGCCAGATCACGCTCTGAAGGTAACTTATCACCATGTTTTAACTTCCCTATTTCTATATCTTCGATGATCTTTTCTTTAAGTTGTTTATAGAATGGGACAGATTCCTCGTTTCCTATAAATTTTTTCATAAGACATTTCCTACTTCCTCCAAGTAATAATCAATAACATTATATATGATATTGAATTACTTCATGCAAATAAAGACTTGAGTCATAATGGTATATACCATTTGTTGTAAATTTTTAAGTACATCGAGATTTATCCTATGGTGAAGTTAGTAGGATATAACACTACTCTTATTTAAGCGCTTACAAAACACATAAAAAATTATTTTTATTTTGCTTTTGTTATTATTAGAATAGTCTAAATCTTTTCACCTGTCAATTATATCAAAGGTAAAACAATTCCTCTTTTTACGACATCATTCTCTTTTTTTCAGAATTAAGAGAGTTCTCATTCCTCATCTTCTATCTCCATCTTTTTAAGGCAATTGTTAATTATACTTTCATTAATGCCATTTACTAGCTGGTACTTTTCTTTATAAATGGTTGTGATGGCTTTTTTTATTTCATCCTTACTTAGTTTATTAATGTCTAGATTTTTAATAAAAAGATCTAGTGGTATATCTCCCACTTCATCATGTAAGGCTGGTTGTAGATATAGTATTTCATCACATTTTTCATAGCCATTTCTAGAAAAAAATTGATATCTTTTAAAACAATCTTGTTTTTCTTCTTCGGTATGGACCATTTCTGGTGTTTCGGTTTCTAAGAAAATCGCTTTAATTGTTGAGTTTCCTGCTTCAATGGCATCTTTATTTAATAATTCCTCTATTTTCAATAAAGTTTTTGAACCTAGTCCTTTATTTCGGATGGCAGGATTCGTCACAATATACACAATGAATCCTCCATTTATTTCAGAAAAATAATGTCCTGTTGCAAAAG
This genomic stretch from Metabacillus sp. B2-18 harbors:
- a CDS encoding GntR family transcriptional regulator codes for the protein MKKFIGNEESVPFYKQLKEKIIEDIEIGKLKHGDKLPSERDLAAQYGISRMTARHTLSALEREGLVERRVGAGSFVSNNKIQMDFITFNSFTNDMLGKGLTPSTQVLSIGHMKATPFLAEKLQLSEGEELFTVKRLRLVNDRPIAIEESFIPEKYCQNIKDFITNDISLYNVLENEFGIKLVKAKEFMRVTFSDENGSKLLKIRSESPCIFREAVAFDRNDKEIEFSTSLTRSDIVKFYSELNLK
- a CDS encoding GNAT family N-acetyltransferase, with the protein product MTIKWVEITEENLDHYESAMKLYDQSFPIEVREPHQTFFRSLQYTKRPSNYHFLVGLEGNQLVSFATGHYFSEINGGFIVYIVTNPAIRNKGLGSKTLLKIEELLNKDAIEAGNSTIKAIFLETETPEMVHTEEEKQDCFKRYQFFSRNGYEKCDEILYLQPALHDEVGDIPLDLFIKNLDINKLSKDEIKKAITTIYKEKYQLVNGINESIINNCLKKMEIEDEE